From the Garra rufa chromosome 17, GarRuf1.0, whole genome shotgun sequence genome, one window contains:
- the tshz1 gene encoding teashirt homolog 1, which translates to MPRRKQQAPRRSSAYVPEDELKAAKIDEEHLQDDGLSLDGQDAEYLCNEEDDGREQLSYQNSPLSNGTNPDAGYASPLSDTSDHLADFKSTSSKEGQDKEEVEDMDTDAGLSLQDSLAQMKAVYANLISDASWSSITKDIMKSKQVSASSTNSTPSSHKGNNGVANSHASSGASSSSNASASTKTNVTPSSNSTKATPLNNANNGPINGANSGGVAYDWHQAALAKTLQHTPYHLMPEPSLFSTVQLYRQNNKLYGPVFTGASKFRCKDCSAAYDTLVGLTVHMNETGHYRDDNKDKEEDRGKKWSKPRKRSLMEMEGKEDAQKVLKCMYCGHSFESLQDLSVHMIKTKHYQKVPLKEPMPALASKLVPSTKKRAFQELMSPCSPESLSSTPGIPLAETAPTKDQKISNPYVTANNRYGYQNGASYTWQFEARKAQILKCMECGSSHDTLQQLTAHMMVTGHFLKVTNSASKKGKQLVFDPVVEEKIQSIPLPPTTTRLPAPTIKSQPESPVHPSIMDERRESEEEKLEEPEEKKIKQEKEDPVEKVEKSEKPSHYKYLREEDLEESPKGGLDILKSLENTVSSAISKAQTGTPTWGGYPSIHAAYQLQGSMKPSIPAVQSVQMQPTFNASSLKSLTSDSSTLIHSPSSPSPPPNHKSNVLAMEELVEKVTGKIPSKKDRDEKSTERGSKHLTAELPSPVLKERKDLPRPDDLSKPTKNGTIDKDLEHVPVREGDYKESHADNPVKNGTDVLKTQVSNGCGNLGIITDHSPEQPLVNPLSALQSIMNTHLGKASKTVSPLLDPLAMLYKISNNMMEKPMYNPAQVKQVEPINRYFDNDDDQPMDLTKSKSGHGPTNNCSSTVINNSNITNSTRPILSTLAESVSSPLRENALMDISDMVKNLTGRLTPKSSTPSSISEKSDADGCAFEDGLEDLSPVQKRKGRQSNWNPQHLLILQAQFASSLRETPDGKYIITDLGPQERVHICKFTGLSMTTISHWLANVKYQLRRTGGTKFLKNIDSGQPLFLCSDCASQFRTPSTYINHLESHLGFSLKDLSKLSIDLIRDQQAVTKMITDKTFSALGLTEEDSNSIFQCKLCNRTFVSKHAVKLHLSKTHGKSPEDHLIFVTELEKLEKA; encoded by the coding sequence CCTATGTGCCGGAGGACGAGCTTAAGGCAGCTAAGATCGATGAGGAGCACCTGCAGGACGACGGACTCTCCTTAGACGGTCAGGACGCAGAGTACCTGTGCAATGAAGAAGACGATGGCCGTGAACAGCTGAGCTACCAGAACTCCCCACTCAGCAATGGCACCAACCCAGACGCCGGCTACGCCTCGCCCCTCAGCGACACCAGCGATCACCTGGCTGACTTCAAAAGCACCTCCTCCAAGGAAGGCCAGGATAAAGAGGAGGTTGAAGACATGGACACAGACGCTGGACTGTCTTTGCAGGACAGCCTGGCGCAGATGAAAGCAGTCTATGCAAACCTGATTTCAGATGCTTCCTGGTCAAGTATCACAAAGGACATTATGAAAAGCAAGCAGGTTAGTGCTAGTAGCACTAACAGTACTCCAAGCAGCCACAAGGGGAACAACGGTGTTGCAAACAGCCATGCAAGCAGCGGAGCTAGCAGCAGCAGCAACGCTAGTGCTAGCACGAAGACAAATGTGACGCCAAGCAGCAATTCTACAAAAGCCACCCCATTAAACAATGCCAACAATGGACCCATCAATGGTGCTAACAGTGGTGGTGTTGCATATGACTGGCACCAAGCAGCTCTTGCTAAAACCTTACAGCATACGCCCTACCACCTCATGCCTGAACCAAGTCTCTTCAGCACAGTGCAGCTGTACCGGCAAAACAATAAGCTGTATGGGCCTGTGTTTACGGGCGCCAGCAAGTTCAGATGCAAGGACTGTAGTGCAGCCTATGACACGCTTGTAGGTCTCACGGTGCACATGAACGAAACAGGCCATTACCGTGATGACAACAAGGACAAGGAGGAGGACAGGGGTAAGAAGTGGTCCAAGCCACGGAAACGTTCCTTAATGGAGATGGAGGGCAAAGAAGATGCTCAGAAAGTCCTGAAATGCATGTATTGTGGCCACTCGTTCGAATCCCTGCAGGACTTGAGTGTCCACATGATCAAAACTAAACACTACCAGAAAGTGCCTCTCAAAGAACCAATGCCAGCTCTCGCCTCAAAGCTGGTGCCCTCCACCAAAAAGCGAGCGTTCCAGGAACTCATGTCTCCATGCTCACCTGAGTCACTCTCTAGCACCCCTGGCATTCCACTGGCAGAGACTGCACCCACCAAAGATCAGAAGATTTCCAACCCATACGTCACAGCGAATAACCGATATGGCTACCAAAACGGTGCAAGTTACACCTGGCAGTTCGAGGCCCGAAAAGCTCAAATTCTGAAGTGTATGGAGTGCGGGAGTTCTCATGACACTTTGCAGCAGTTGACAGCCCATATGATGGTGACTGGACATTTTCTCAAAGTCACAAACTCCGCCTCTAAAAAGGGTAAGCAGTTAGTGTTTGACCCTGTGGTGGAAGAGAAAATCCAATCCATCCCTCTTCCACCCACGACAACACGTCTGCCGGCTCCCACTATCAAGTCCCAGCCCGAATCACCAGTACACCCATCTATTATGGATGAAAGAAGGGAGTCAGAAGAGGAGAAACTGGAGGAACCTGAGGAGAAGAAAATCAAGCAAGAGAAAGAGGATCCTGTTGAGAAGGTGGAAAAGTCTGAGAAACCCAGCCATTACAAGTATTTAAGAGAAGAGGATCTTGAAGAGTCTCCTAAAGGCGGACTAGATATTCTCAAGTCATTAGAAAACACTGTCTCCAGTGCAATCAGCAAGGCTCAGACTGGTACGCCCACCTGGGGTGGATATCCCAGCATTCACGCCGCCTACCAGCTCCAAGGGTCTATGAAACCATCTATACCTGCTGTTCAGAGTGTCCAGATGCAACCAACTTTCAACGCCAGCAGCTTGAAATCTTTGACCTCTGACTCCAGCACTCTGATCCACTCTCCAAGCAGCCCATCTCCACCTCCAAATCATAAAAGCAATGTCCTAGCCATGGAAGAGCTGGTGGAGAAAGTAACAGGAAAAATCCCTTCAAAGAAAGACAGGGATGAAAAATCTACTGAACGTGGCTCCAAACATCTCACTGCTGAATTGCCATCTCCTGTCCTCAAAGAACGAAAGGACCTGCCAAGGCCGGATGATCTTAGCAAGCCAACAAAAAATGGCACAATAGATAAAGACCTAGAGCACGTTCCGGTTCGGGAAGGAGACTACAAGGAAAGCCATGCAGATAATCCAGTAAAGAACGGAACGGATGTCCTCAAAACGCAAGTCAGCAATGGTTGCGGCAATTTAGGAATCATCACCGACCACTCACCGGAACAGCCTTTAGTCAACCCCCTCAGTGCATTGCAGTCTATCATGAACACTCATCTGGGCAAGGCCTCCAAAACAGTCAGTCCACTCCTAGACCCACTAGCAATGCTGTACAAGATCAGCAACAACATGATGGAAAAGCCCATGTACAATCCAGCTCAGGTCAAGCAAGTTGAGCCCATCAACAGATACTTTGACAATGACGACGATCAGCCCATGGACTTGACAAAGTCCAAAAGTGGCCATGGACCCACAAACAATtgttcatccactgttatcaacaACAGCAACATCACAAACAGCACCCGACCCATCTTGTCCACGCTGGCTGAATCTGTCTCGTCTCCTCTTCGGGAGAATGCCCTGATGGACATCTCCGACATGGTGAAGAACCTCACAGGTCGCCTGACGCCAAAGTCGTCAACCCCTTCCTCCATATCCGAAAAGTCGGATGCAGATGGCTGTGCTTTCGAGGATGGCCTGGAGGATCTTTCGCCTGTTCAGAAGAGGAAAGGCAGGCAATCAAACTGGAACCCTCAGCATCTGCTGATCCTTCAGGCTCAGTTTGCATCTAGCCTTCGGGAAACCCCTGACGGGAAGTACATCATTACAGACCTAGGTCCTCAGGAGCGTGTACATATTTGTAAGTTTACAGGTCTCTCCATGACCACCATCTCCCACTGGTTGGCCAACGTCAAGTACCAACTCAGGCGGACAGGTGGAACCAAGTTTCTGAAGAACATAGACTCAGGCCAGCCACTGTTTCTGTGTAGTGATTGTGCCTCCCAGTTCAGAACTCCCTCCACATACATTAACCACTTAGAGTCCCACTTGGGCTTTAGCTTGAAGGACCTCTCCAAGTTATCAATAGACCTCATAAGAGACCAGCAAGCAGTCACTAAAATGATCACAGATAAGACTTTCAGTGCCCTTGGCTTGACTGAAGAGGACTCTAATTCCATATTTCAGTGCAAACTGTGCAATAGGACTTTTGTCAGCAAGCACGCAGTGAAACTGCACCTCAGCAAAACGCACGGAAAGTCACCGGAGGACCACCTGATCTTTGTTACTGAGCTGGAAAAGTTAGAAAAAGCCTAA